The region GCGTTGCCTCTTCCATCTTCCCGACTTCCTGATCTGATTCTCCCGGTAAGCCTGTTCCCTGAATCCGAAGGCACACTTATCAACGGAGAAGGCAGGATTTTGTCTGTTAAAAAGGCAATAGAGCCATATATGGAATCAAGGCCTGACTGGTGGATATTTAAAAGTATTGCAGAGAAGATGGGTAAGAACGTTTCGAAGTATAAAGATGTACCATTGATTCAGAATGAGATTAAAAAATATGTGAAAGGCTTCCTGAACTTAAAAAAGAGACTTGAATTTGTCAAAATTATCATTAAAGGTTCAATTGTTGGTTCCGGAAAGGGTAAAGGAATTTCCACTACCCCAGCCAAAAGCAGCTACAGAGGCATATTGCTGGCAGATATTGTAGGTGGTATGAAAGTGATAGAAAGCGAAAGTTATGACCTTAGCTCGCAGGGCGAGCGAGAAAGGGGCGGAAAGCAGTCCCGGGAAACAGCAGGGAGGGCAAGATGAATAAAGTAATAGAGCGTAAGATGATCGTTCCGAATATGCATCTCCTTGTTATTGAGACGCCTGAAATAGCATCAAAGGTAAGGCCGGGTCAGTTTGTTATTGTACGTGCCAATGATGAGGGCGAGCGTATTCCACTCTCCGTAGCCGACTGGGACGTTGAAAAAGGTACGATTACCATTGTCTTCATGGAGGTCGGTGCATCAACAGGAGCGCTTGCCTGCCTGAACGAGGGAGATAGTGTTGCCACATGTGTCGGCCCTCTGGGCAATGAGACAGAAATCGGCAATTTTGGTACAGTCATGTGCATCGGTGGTTGCTATGGCATCGGGAGCATGTACCCTGTTGTGAAAGCGTTAAAAGAGGCAGGAAATAAAATCATCACTGTCTTTGAGGCAAGGAGCAATTACCTGATATACTGGACTGACAGGTTTATCCCTTTATCAAACAGAATATTCAATATAACCCGTGACGGCAGTCAGGGGTTTAAGGGTCATGTGAGCCGGCTGCCGGATGTCATCAACGGCCTTCTTGCCCCTCCTGATAGAATTATTGTAAACGGCTGCACATATTTAATGGCTCATGTATCAGAGATTACGAAGGACCTCGGGATTAAAACGGTTGTAAATCTGAACCCAATTATGATTGACGGGACCGGTATGTGCGGTGTCTGTCGTGTAACAGTCAATGGTAAGATGAAATTTGCCTGTGTCGATGGCCCTGAATTTGACGGACATGAAGTGGATTGGAAGGAATTTCTTGCACGCAGAAAGGCATATCTTGAGGAAGAGGTGTTGTTTTTCAGACGAAGTGAACCAAAACCAATAATCCACAAGGGGGGTAAGTGCCAAGCATGAATGAAGAAAAGACAGAAAAAACATCAAAAATAGATCTAAACCGGAACGATATGCCAAGGCAGTCTCCTGAAATCAGGCGTCATAATTTCAATGAGGTGGCGTTGGGCTATACAGAGGAACTTGCAGTTAAAGAGGCAAAGCGCTGCCTGCAATGTAAGAAACCGAGATGCAAAACAGGCTGTCCTGTAGAAATCGATATCCCTGATTTCATCTCCTTTATTGTAAAAGGAGATTTTGCGTCCGGGATAAAGAAATTAAAGGAAAAAAATTGTCTCCCTGCAGTGTGCGGAAGGGTGTGCCCCCAGGAGAGCCAGTGCGAATCACAGTGTATACTGGTCAATAAAAAAGGTGAAATCGCTATAGGAAGACTGGAAAGGTTCCTTGCAGATTGGGAGGCCAAACAGGGTGTTGTGGATATACCGCCCAAGGCAAAGCCTACCGGTAAAAAAGTAGCTATAGTCGGTTCCGGCCCGGCAGGGATCACAGTGGCAGGCGACCTTATACTCCTTGGCCACGAAGTGACAATATTCGAGGCGCTCCATAAGGCTGGAGGGGTATTGACATACGGAATCCCCGAATTCCGTCTCCCTAAAGCAATTGTTGCCAGAGAAGTTGACTACGTTAGAAAGCTTGGCGCAAAGGTCTTCACAGACTATGTTGTGGGAAAAACACGCTCTATAGATGAATTACTGAAAGAATTCGATGCTGTTTTTGTGGGAACAGGCGCAGGGCTCCCCTGGTTTATGGATATCCCGGGAGAAAATTTAAACGGAGTTTATTCGGCAAACGAATACCTTACCCGTATGAATCTCATGCAGGGATACCGTTACCCTATGTCTTCTACGCCTGTAAAAAAACATTTAAAGATAGCAGTTGTCGGCGGCGGGAACGTTGCCATGGATTCTGCAAGGACAGCACTCCGTATGGGGGCTGCTGAATCCAGGATCATTTACAGGCGCTCTCATGCAGAGCTGCCTGCACGGCTGGAAGAGAGTGAAAATGCCGAGGAGGAAGGAGTTATCTTTAACGTGCTGACCCTACCTGTCCGATATATCGGGGATGAGAACGGCTGGCTGAAAGAGATCGAATGTCTGCGAATGGAACTTGGTGAACCGGATGCCTCAGGGAGAAGAGCCCCTATAGAGATACCTAACTCAAACTTCCGTATGCAGATGGATGCTGTAGTCTGTGCTATCGGCAACAGCCCTAACCCGCTGGTGCCGTCAACTACTCCGGGGCTTGAAACAACACGTCGCGGGACGCTCGTTGCCGATCCTGAGACAGGAAAGACAACAAAAGATCGTGTCTGGGCAGGAGGGGATATTGTAACCGGCGCTGCAACGGTTATTCTCGCTATGGGTGCGGGACGAAAAGCGGCGCGCTCAATGCATCAATACCTGACGGCAGGAAAATAAAAATTACCCCGCCTGAAAAACATCCTGTTTGAGGGCGGGGTAATTTAATATCTATAACTATTTCCCTTTAATTTGAAGTGATTTATTCCAGTCATCAAGCTGGTCTTTATATTTTTCTGCAAGGCCGCTGTAATCGCCGTCTATAGTAATGGAAACAATCCTGTCTCCGCCGACGATGCTGTTCACGACCTTCTGGTCTTCTTCGCTTACGACCTGCCCGAAAATGGTGTGTTTATCATCCAGCCAGGGTGTGGCTACATGAGTAATAAAGAACTGGCTTCCGTTTGTACCGGGGCCTGCATTCGCCATGGAAAGTTTACCCGGTTTGTCGTGCCTCAAATCTTTTGAAAATTCATCCTTAAAACGATATCCAGGCCCGCCTGTGCCGGTGCCTGTTGGACACCCTCCCTGGATCATAAAATCCGGTATTACCCTGTGGAAAGTAAGACCGTCATAAAAACCCCTTTTGGACAAATTTACAAAGCTGAGAATCGTTAAGGGAGCTTTGTCCGGGAAAAGTGTCAGCCTGATATTGCCTTTTGCCGTGTTAATTGTTGCTGTTAACTGAGAATCATCCATTTTCTTATCACCTTTCGTTAAATTTTTTTCAGCAGCGTTTGCGCTCGCATTAAAGAGGAAAAATCCGATCAATAATATTGAACTTAAAACAAATATTTTTCTACCCAATTTAATCCTCTTGAATATTTTACCTCTGAAGCAGGAAAAAATTATGTGAAGCAAATATAACATCATCAGCAAACAAGGGTCAAGGTTTGCTTTATGTTCAGCGGCAGGGATTACAGTTTGAAGCGGGGAGATTTTGAATCCTTTGAACTTACTGAAAAATGAATATTGAAGTCTGTAAGAAATGTTTCTACGAGGCCATGAGCGCAATGTCTTCAAGCGTTACTTTCTTGAAAACATCTTTACTGCCGAACCTTTTTATTGCATCAAGTATCTCTATACCTGCTATCTTGCCGTCCGGGTCATAATCAACGGCAATGTCTTCTGCAACATGTTTTGTTGTGACTGTGGTCTCAATAAAACGAATATATAGTGCATCCACTTTCGAATCATAAGAAATTCTCATGACATTCCCTCCCGTCAGTAATAATAAGTATATACCGTTATCACAACAATTTCATTCTCTTCTTCAACAAAAACAGGTTTTATCGGTTTTGTTACGGCAGTGAGGGCACAGAGTTTACAGACAAATTATATCATTACCGGTTTAACTTTTTGCTTGACCAACTCTTTCCTTGTTCCATAATAAAGAAAGGAGAGTTTATTTATCTGGAGTTCTACAGTTTTCATCATTTTTTTATTTTCTATTTTTTTAGCCAGTATTTGCTTCTCAAAGCCCTGAGCACATGGAGCTCATACACCATCCTATCATTGGGAAATTCTTTTTTAATCTCCTTTTCTATCTGTTTCATAAGAACGTCCGGTATTCCCATTTCTCCCGCGACCTTCTGATAATCAAAATATTTTAGTGTTTCCATTGCCCCTCCTTATAATTCCTGGGGAGAAATAATCTCTATTACTCCAAATCCTGCCAAAGCGTTTATTGAGTTTACCATTCGTCTTGTCTTCACTTTTACCAGATGTGTAAAATTCCAGGATACGAGATATGGTACTTTCAGAGAGGCTTGTAGCTTTTCCCAGTCGATTTTATTCTCCGTGAATGCTTCGGGGATAATTTCCCTAAGTCTATTAATTTTTTCTTCGGTTATATTCAAGGATTTCCCGTCCATTTTTAAATTATCCTATTTTCTTGTAACTTTCCTCTATTTTTATATTATCCTCGCAAAATGCCAATAACATTACATAAAACCATTGCTGCAATGCTAAATGCTAAATGTTTCCCATTCACAGCAAAGAGATAACCTTGGGAAACAAGGGGCGTTCCATCCGTACGGTTTAATCACGGCAGCGGAGAGACAATTACGTCCTGAATTTTAGAAACAAGTTTTAATAGTGATATCGTACGGAACAAGGTAGGATAAGACTTTACGGAGATTTGTATTACGGTGTCCACTGTGGACACCACCGTGTCCGATAAGGTTTCAGGTTTCCGGTTATACTTTACTAAATCACTCATCACCCCATCCAAATTGTACCCTTTATCAGGATGTTTTGCCTGAATATATGCAAGTATGCCTTTGGCCTGATCTATGGGATTCAAGTCCTCGCAATGACTTTTAATATTTCACAAATCAGGGCTCATGTTTCAGATCAGCATAACACTTAAGGCTGAAGAGGGATTCGGTGTTTTTTATTGCTGCAACCACCGCTCTTTCCATTGCTCTTGCTGCTAAAAAACCTGTAACAGTAAGATCGGCTTCGATGGAGCCGGTTGCCATGGCAAATATTGTGTCGCCATCGAACATGGTATGGGCTGGCCTCATTGTTCTGGCATACCCGTTTTGGGCCATGGAAGCCAGCTTGGTGGCTTGTGCTTTGGTAAAGGCAGCGTTTGTTGCTATAACGCCGATGGTTGTATTGCCGCTGAAAAGATCCTTTTTGTCAGAATAAGATTTAATCATGATTTCTTCAGTATCGGCCAGAGTCATCATATTTTCATTAAGAGGACCTGCAAGCTTTTCTCCTGTCAGGGGATCAATGACATCACCCAGACAGTTCACGGCAACAAGGGCACCTATTTTCAAATCTCCTGCCTGAAGGGCATAACTCCCCAGGCCACTCTTCATCGCATGTTCCATGCCCAGAATTTTACCCACCGTAGCCCCTGTGCCGGCACCAGTATTCCCCTGTCCAGCACCCCTGTTGCCGGCATTTACACAAGCTTGGTACCCCATCTTTTTGTCGGGTCTGATTCTGCAGTCGCCGATTGTGAGGTCAAAGAGCGCAGCAGCGCAAACAATGGGAACCTTAGTTACATGGACATCAAAACCGATGCCTCTTTCCTCAAGGTACTGCATGACTCCGGCAGCAGCATCCAGCCCGAAGGCACTGCCTCCGGCCAGCATAACAGCATGAATCTTTTGCACCAGATTGACAGGATTTAACAAATCGGTTTCTCTGGTTCCGGGAGCGCCGCCTCTTACGTCCACCCCTGTTGTAGCACCTTGCTCGCTTATAATGACGGTGACGCCGGTTGCGGCTTCCAGGTCACTCGCGTGACCGACCATAATGCCTTCTATTTCATTGAAGCCTATTTCTTTTATCATTACACACCCCCTTTTTGATAATACTGGTTTTTTAGACGGTCAACGGCATGATTGGAATGTCAATCTGCGGTGCTCTGCTTCGCCTTGCGATCCTCCATCGTACATTCAGTACGATTACGGCCTGCAAGCCTCACAGCCCATCCACATCTTAGACATCCCTGCCATGCCGTTGCCCATCCAAGCCGGATTATCATCTAAGCTGATGGTAATCCGGCGGAACTGAATAAAGCCTTCTTCATTTCCCATACTTCGCTCTCCCTCCCGTACGGTCTTTCAAGAGTGCAGAAAAAGCTTTCCTTTGCGGAAACCAATCTTAGTGTCTGTCAGGGGTTTCCAGATGGACACTAAAATATTAATCTAATTAATCCTTTTTCAGCAGGGTAATTTCTTCCCGAAGCCACCAAAGCAGTACCAGTCCAGGAAGGGCAGTAAGGGTCGTTAGGAAGAAAAAGATTGCCCAGCCGGTGTATTCCACTACATAGCCTGCCGAAGGCGAAATGAAGATCCTTCCGATAGCGGCAATGGATGAAAGCAGTGCAAACTGTGTTGCACTAAAGCGCTTGTTGCACAAAGCCATTATAAGCGCTACAAAGGCTGTGGAGCCCATGCCGCCTGACAGGTTTTCAAAAGCTATGGCGAAAATCATCATGAAATAGTTTTTTCCTGTCCAGGCAAGGACCATGAAGGAAAGATTGGATACCATCTGGAGCAGGCCGAACGACATAAGCGCGCGATATAGCCCAAGCTTTATCATAAGGGTGCCACCGAAAAGAGCTCCGACGATTGTGGCAATAAGCCCCATGCCTTTGTTGATCGTGCCGACCTCGGTTGGAGTAAAACCGACGCCTCTCAGCAAAAAGGCGGTTGTCAAGGTGCCCGCATAGGCATCCCCAAGTTTGTAGAGGATAATCAGCAGCATAAAGACCAAAGCAAGACGACGGGAAAAGAAGTCTTTCAGCGGTCCCCATATTGCCTCTTCAAGGCTTTTGGGTGGGGCTATGTTTGAATCCGGTTCCTGCCCGGCAAGCGTGCCGAGCATACCGATTATCATCAATCCTGCCATTAGAAGGTATGTATTCTGCCAGCCTATATGTTCGGACAATATTAGAGCCAGGGCACCGGCAACAAGCATGGCGATACGGTAACCGGTTAAGAAAACAGCAACCCCTACGCCGCGCTCAACGACAGGAAGCACGTCTGTCCTGTATGCGTCAACGACAATATCCTGAGAAGCAGAGGTAAAAGCAACAAGGAAAGCAAGCGTTGCAAGCATAAGCGGGGCATGACGGGGCGAGATGATACCCATAATCCCTATGCCGATCATCAAAATAAGCTGGGTAAGGATTATCCATCCACGCCGCCGTCCCAGCCATGGCGGTACAAACCGGTCCATAAGCGGCGACCACAGGAATTTTATTGTGTAGGGGATACCTACCAGGGAAAAGATGCCAATGGTGCGCAAATCTGTCCCTGCAATAGTCAGCCACGCCTGCAATGTCCCGCTGGTAAGCGGCAAGGGAAGCCCTGAGGCAAAACCCAGAAGAACCATTACTGCCATGTGACGGCTGGTAAAAATTTGGAGATAGGGAGAAGGTTTTGGAGATGTTGAATGCCGAGTGTTGAATGTTGAATTGTTATCGTTTTCTGCCATTTGTCCTGAAAAAGTCCTTTGTGTACTGACCCGGGATTCTTAATGCTTCATTCAATGCCGGCTGTGTCATGCAGTTATTAAAAACTGAATCCTTTTACCCGGAACAGCCTGAGACATATCTCAACCACCTCATAATCATAGAGAATGTCCTTGTTCTTTTCTATCTCCTCAAGAGCTTCTTCAATCACACTGGCAGATCTGTACGAACGATGCGATATGATAGTTTCCAATGCATCGGCAACAGCAAGGATACGGGCCTCAATGAGTATCTGATTACCCATGAGTCCTTTCGGATAACCGGTGCCGTTTATCCGTTCATGGTGCTGAATTACTATTTCTGCTACAGGATGAGGCAGCCCGACATTTTTTAAAATATCGTAACCTGCTTGAGCATGCGTCTTAATGATTTCTATTTCCTTGTCATTAAGCTTGCCCGGTTTATTCAATATCTCGGCAGGTATAGATATCTTTCCGATGTCATGGGTAGAACCGGCAATGCGAATATTTTCGACCATATCTTTCGGCAGACCCATTTCCTGAGCTAAGGTACGTGAGAGGCTTGATACCCTCCTCTGGTGTCCTGCCGTATAGGGGTCTCTGATCTCAACAGCCAAAGATATTATATTGATTGTGCTCGCGAGGGTTCTCCTCAGTCTGTCCGTGTTCTGTTTAAAAGAATCTTCCGCAAGTTTATAACGTGTAATATCCTCTATTATGCCATCATGACGGATTATCCTGCCTTCTTCATTCTTAATAGTGCGGACATTCATTGAAACCCAGGATATATCCCCGTCCTTTTTGTAAAACTGTGTCTCAAAGCCTTTAACAACACCTTTTTCTTTAAGAAGATGTGTATATTCTTCCAGATTTTCATCGTCAACAAAAAGTTGCCGATCCATATCGGCAATGGTTGTTATCATTTCTTCAGGTGTCGCAAATCCGCATATGCGGGCCATTGCAGGGTTAACGCTGATTAAACTACCTTCAGGAGCGCTTTGGAAGATTCCTTCCAGAGCATTCTCAAAAAATGAACGATATTTGTTTTCGTTTTTGCTAAGGATATCTTCTGTCTGTAAGTGAAGGGAGTTTCTATATTCTAAAGCTTCAGCCATTTCATTAAATGTCTTGAACGCCTGGCTCAGTTCATCTTTCATTTGATCTTCGACGATACGCGCCGCAAGATCACCTTCCTTCACCTTCTTGCAGGCATCAAGGAGTTTGTCCAGCCTGCCTGTATTAATAATATTGCCTGCGCAACATATCAGAAAAACTTTAATAAACAAGTTTGTTCCGGCAGGCGTGTTTTGATTTTCTGCTTGAGGTAAACCTGCCTGTATTACAACGGATTGTCGGCTCATATCCTGTAAGTATTGCTGTTCGCACAACATGGCCTGTGAAAACTTTAGAATGTTGTCCCTTGTATTTGTCCTTTCATGCTTGTTTCGGTCCAATCCGAAACAGATAATAATTACAAAGGCAGAAAGAAAGGTTATTATTGCCGGAAAAAGTAATTTGATCCGGATAGACCTGAAAAATGCGTATCTCATTTGCACCCTCCTGAAGAAGGAAACTTACATCTAAGAATAGCTGCAAAGGTGTGTCGGAAGTATGTTGGTTCACCATTACAAACTTCGGTACACTAAACTTGTGCATACATTTACATATTTAATTGCTGTGTGTCAACATCCTCCTTCTTTTTGAAATTAAATTCCGCCCAAAGTCGGAAAAAGCCGGAAGCAGGCGACCCGGAGTAAGGCGCATTATATTGATATGCTTTATATTGCAGTTTTTTACCAAATTTCCCCTATTGAGCAGCTACTAAAAAATGTTCGAAATCACAAATCACACACAGTTCCATGCAGCATACAGGAACTGCACAGCCCTTTCTGCCAAGGAGTGGATAATAAATATAAATTTTTTAACATCATGATAATACATGGTTATTTCAGTCATTAACCAATTAAAAAAGCAAAGTGTTGATTGTAAATATATTTGATTTATTTTGCATACAAATTACTTGACAATATTTAAAACAATAATATATATATTGTATACAGTATACAAGGGGTAATTTATGGAAGATTATGAAATATTTAAAAATGTTACAATGCTTTCCCTTGAACAGGCAACGGTCTTGCCCTTTCTTACTTACAGATTATCGCTGGAAGGAACAAAGGTAATCAGAATGGAACACCCTGTTTATGGAGATCCGAACAGAAGAGTCGGAGAGAATAGACTGAACGAAGACAGGATGTATACATACTTTCTTGCCATTAACTGCAATAAAAAGGCGATAACTTTGGACCTCTCTGCGCCTGAGGCGCAGGATATTTTTAAAAAAATGCTTATTGATCTGAATGTTGATATATTTGCTACAAACCAGCTTCCAAAACATTACAAAAAACTTGGCATTGATTATGAAACAGTAAGTAAAATTAAAGAAAACATCATATGGGTGGGACTAACAGGTTTCGGCCCCGAGAGCAACGAGGCCGCATATGATCCTATTCTGCAGGCAAGAAGCGGGCTCATGGATATTACCGGTGATAGAAACGGTCCTCCTTATGTACTCGGAGTACCTCTCCCAGATATGGGTACGAGTGAGCACGCCTATGGGTTAATTATGAAGGCATTATACAAAAGAGCAATAACAGGAGAAGGCTCCAAAATAGATCTTTCAATGTTTCAGAGCACGGTCTCCTGGTTGACCGTGCCTATTACCCAGACCAAATCTTTTAACAAAAAGATCAAAAGAAGGGGGAATACCCACGAGTTTTTTGCCCCTGTCAGCGTATATAAAACGAAGGATGGTTATGCGTATATCGCTGTAGGAAACGACATACAGTGGGAGAGGATGTTGAAGATAAGCGGTTTTGAAACCCTTGAGAAACCCGAATATTCGAGAAACGAAGGAAGGATAAAGGATGTTGATGCTCTGAACAGAGCGATAGAAGAGGTTACGGTTAGATTCGGGACAGATGAATTAATCAGTCTGTTCGCCGATGCTACTATTCCTATTTCTAAAGTGAACACAATCGAGGAGGTACTGGAAGATCCCTATATAAAGGATGAAATACTTTCTTCAACCGATAAAAAATCCGGCACAACAATCTATCTTGCACCGCAGCCGCTTACAACTGGTTATGTGAAATCTCTGAACAGAAAATTACCTTTCCCCCCAAGGTTCGGAGAGCATAATGAGGAAATATATTGCAAAAAGCTTGGTATTTCTATAGAACATTTGGAACAATTGAAAGCTAAGAGGGTTATCTGAAATAGGGGGAATGTAAGGGCAACAGATTGATCCTGAATGTAATTTTTAAGAGGAGGAGATATGATTGACGAAGAACAGACATTAAGAAAAGGAAGGTTTTTACGTGAACAGGTTCACAAAAAACTGAAGGAAAACATAATAAACGGGATTTTGCCGCCTCATAAACGTTTAATCGAGGAAAAGATTGCGGCAGAAATGGAAATGAGCAGAACTCCTGTAAGGGAAGCTATTCAAAAACTTGAAAAAGAAGGTCTTATACATAAGCTTCCCAGAGGCGGCTATGCCATAAGTGTTGTTACAATAGAAGACGTAGACGATGTTTTCGGCCTTCGTGCTGTTATTGAGGGATATGCTGCGTATCTTGCAACGTTGAGGGCAACTGACGAGGACATAGCAGTTCTTGAAAATATTGTAAAAAAGGAAGAAAAATGCCTGCAGGTAAAGGATTATGATGAAATTATAACATTAAACACTGAGTTTCATGAAAAGCTTTACAAAGCAGCCAGAAGTTCAAAATTGTATGCCATGATATATGACCTGAGAGATTATATACATCGTTTCAGGGTCATGATCCTCCGTTATCAGGACTTTGTGGAGATATCCATTAAAGACCATAAGGATATGATTGCTCTGATGAAGGCAAAGGATGCGCAACGTGTCGAAAAGCTTGTCCGTAAGCACATCGCAAGAGGCAAGAACCTGTTAAAGAAGAGGATCAAGCGGGGCAATGTAAAATATGGATCTGGCAAAAAAGGTGCTGCAGGGGGATGAGAAAAGCGCAGCTCGTCTGATCTCGATAATGGAAGATGGTGGAGATGAAGGATACAGGTTAATCCCGCTTCTATTTCCTCATACAGGAAAAGCCAATATAATAGGTATAACCGGCACACCCGGTGCAGGGAAGAGCACCCTTATCGGCAAACTTGCCGTAATCTTTGCGAATAATGGAAAAAAAGTGGGGATTATTGCTGTTGACCCCACAAGCATGAAAAACCACGGAGCCCTTCTTGGAGATCGCTTAAGGATGAAGGATGCCGAGAATACGGAGGGTATTTTTATACGCTCCATGGCAAGCCGAGGCTACCCCGGAGGGATTGCAAAAGCAACAGCAGGCACGGTTTATGTCCTTGAAGCCCTCGGCAAAGATATTATTATGGTAGAAACAGTCGGCTCCGGTCAGACTGATACACAAATATATTCACTGTGCAACACTATAATTACCGTTTTAACACCGGACTATGGCGATGAAGTCCAGTTGATGAAGGCGGGACTCCTTGAAATAGGCGATATTGTCGCGATCAATAAGTCTGAAAATACCAATGCCGAAGATATTTCAACAGATGTTAAAGCATATATCAATCAGCGTGAAACAAAAGGTCGTCAAATACCTGTTTTAACAATACAAGCAAAGGAAGGCAGCGGTATAGAGAAACTTGTTGACGCTATCAACGAACATTTTGTTTATCTCAGTAAAAATATACACGGTAAAGAACTTAAAAAAGAAAAATTGAAAACACTGATGCTTGCTCTTCTCAGAGAAGAATTATGGGGAAAAGCCCTCAAAACATGGACCGACAATGAGTGCTTCGACGGCATCGTGAAAAAACTGCAAAAAGGAGAGATTGATCCATATACCGCTGTCCGAGCCGCATTGGAGATAAAAAGTCTTTAGTTTGAAGCAGGAATTGTAAATGGAGGGGCTGTGATGGATGAAAAAATAATAAAAGTTTTGATTGCGAAGCCGGGACTGGATGGCCATGACAGGGGGGCAAAGGTGATTTCTCATGCGCTCAAAGAAGCGGGCATGGAGGTTATCTATTCGGGACTCCACAAAACAATCGATCAGATTGTCCATATTGCCCTTCAGGAAGATGTTGACATTATCGGGCTTTCAATTATGACCGGTGCCCACATTT is a window of Pseudomonadota bacterium DNA encoding:
- a CDS encoding sulfide/dihydroorotate dehydrogenase-like FAD/NAD-binding protein, translated to MNKVIERKMIVPNMHLLVIETPEIASKVRPGQFVIVRANDEGERIPLSVADWDVEKGTITIVFMEVGASTGALACLNEGDSVATCVGPLGNETEIGNFGTVMCIGGCYGIGSMYPVVKALKEAGNKIITVFEARSNYLIYWTDRFIPLSNRIFNITRDGSQGFKGHVSRLPDVINGLLAPPDRIIVNGCTYLMAHVSEITKDLGIKTVVNLNPIMIDGTGMCGVCRVTVNGKMKFACVDGPEFDGHEVDWKEFLARRKAYLEEEVLFFRRSEPKPIIHKGGKCQA
- the gltA gene encoding NADPH-dependent glutamate synthase; this encodes MNEEKTEKTSKIDLNRNDMPRQSPEIRRHNFNEVALGYTEELAVKEAKRCLQCKKPRCKTGCPVEIDIPDFISFIVKGDFASGIKKLKEKNCLPAVCGRVCPQESQCESQCILVNKKGEIAIGRLERFLADWEAKQGVVDIPPKAKPTGKKVAIVGSGPAGITVAGDLILLGHEVTIFEALHKAGGVLTYGIPEFRLPKAIVAREVDYVRKLGAKVFTDYVVGKTRSIDELLKEFDAVFVGTGAGLPWFMDIPGENLNGVYSANEYLTRMNLMQGYRYPMSSTPVKKHLKIAVVGGGNVAMDSARTALRMGAAESRIIYRRSHAELPARLEESENAEEEGVIFNVLTLPVRYIGDENGWLKEIECLRMELGEPDASGRRAPIEIPNSNFRMQMDAVVCAIGNSPNPLVPSTTPGLETTRRGTLVADPETGKTTKDRVWAGGDIVTGAATVILAMGAGRKAARSMHQYLTAGK
- a CDS encoding peptidylprolyl isomerase; translated protein: MDDSQLTATINTAKGNIRLTLFPDKAPLTILSFVNLSKRGFYDGLTFHRVIPDFMIQGGCPTGTGTGGPGYRFKDEFSKDLRHDKPGKLSMANAGPGTNGSQFFITHVATPWLDDKHTIFGQVVSEEDQKVVNSIVGGDRIVSITIDGDYSGLAEKYKDQLDDWNKSLQIKGK
- a CDS encoding DUF2283 domain-containing protein, with the protein product MRISYDSKVDALYIRFIETTVTTKHVAEDIAVDYDPDGKIAGIEILDAIKRFGSKDVFKKVTLEDIALMAS
- a CDS encoding P1 family peptidase, producing MKEIGFNEIEGIMVGHASDLEAATGVTVIISEQGATTGVDVRGGAPGTRETDLLNPVNLVQKIHAVMLAGGSAFGLDAAAGVMQYLEERGIGFDVHVTKVPIVCAAALFDLTIGDCRIRPDKKMGYQACVNAGNRGAGQGNTGAGTGATVGKILGMEHAMKSGLGSYALQAGDLKIGALVAVNCLGDVIDPLTGEKLAGPLNENMMTLADTEEIMIKSYSDKKDLFSGNTTIGVIATNAAFTKAQATKLASMAQNGYARTMRPAHTMFDGDTIFAMATGSIEADLTVTGFLAARAMERAVVAAIKNTESLFSLKCYADLKHEP
- a CDS encoding MFS transporter; the protein is MAVMVLLGFASGLPLPLTSGTLQAWLTIAGTDLRTIGIFSLVGIPYTIKFLWSPLMDRFVPPWLGRRRGWIILTQLILMIGIGIMGIISPRHAPLMLATLAFLVAFTSASQDIVVDAYRTDVLPVVERGVGVAVFLTGYRIAMLVAGALALILSEHIGWQNTYLLMAGLMIIGMLGTLAGQEPDSNIAPPKSLEEAIWGPLKDFFSRRLALVFMLLIILYKLGDAYAGTLTTAFLLRGVGFTPTEVGTINKGMGLIATIVGALFGGTLMIKLGLYRALMSFGLLQMVSNLSFMVLAWTGKNYFMMIFAIAFENLSGGMGSTAFVALIMALCNKRFSATQFALLSSIAAIGRIFISPSAGYVVEYTGWAIFFFLTTLTALPGLVLLWWLREEITLLKKD
- a CDS encoding HD domain-containing protein, which encodes MRYAFFRSIRIKLLFPAIITFLSAFVIIICFGLDRNKHERTNTRDNILKFSQAMLCEQQYLQDMSRQSVVIQAGLPQAENQNTPAGTNLFIKVFLICCAGNIINTGRLDKLLDACKKVKEGDLAARIVEDQMKDELSQAFKTFNEMAEALEYRNSLHLQTEDILSKNENKYRSFFENALEGIFQSAPEGSLISVNPAMARICGFATPEEMITTIADMDRQLFVDDENLEEYTHLLKEKGVVKGFETQFYKKDGDISWVSMNVRTIKNEEGRIIRHDGIIEDITRYKLAEDSFKQNTDRLRRTLASTINIISLAVEIRDPYTAGHQRRVSSLSRTLAQEMGLPKDMVENIRIAGSTHDIGKISIPAEILNKPGKLNDKEIEIIKTHAQAGYDILKNVGLPHPVAEIVIQHHERINGTGYPKGLMGNQILIEARILAVADALETIISHRSYRSASVIEEALEEIEKNKDILYDYEVVEICLRLFRVKGFSF
- a CDS encoding CaiB/BaiF CoA-transferase family protein encodes the protein MEDYEIFKNVTMLSLEQATVLPFLTYRLSLEGTKVIRMEHPVYGDPNRRVGENRLNEDRMYTYFLAINCNKKAITLDLSAPEAQDIFKKMLIDLNVDIFATNQLPKHYKKLGIDYETVSKIKENIIWVGLTGFGPESNEAAYDPILQARSGLMDITGDRNGPPYVLGVPLPDMGTSEHAYGLIMKALYKRAITGEGSKIDLSMFQSTVSWLTVPITQTKSFNKKIKRRGNTHEFFAPVSVYKTKDGYAYIAVGNDIQWERMLKISGFETLEKPEYSRNEGRIKDVDALNRAIEEVTVRFGTDELISLFADATIPISKVNTIEEVLEDPYIKDEILSSTDKKSGTTIYLAPQPLTTGYVKSLNRKLPFPPRFGEHNEEIYCKKLGISIEHLEQLKAKRVI